In a single window of the Candidatus Wallbacteria bacterium genome:
- a CDS encoding ATP-binding protein — MKLNLEKARKHLNEFDFKGLFIEELGWSNPSSAATTKLQLEQDFSVRQIAQLTGVVVFEISSVKGGIPDAKTRLNIHKEISAKYHENLIIFMDSDQTQSMWYWVKRQDSKKFPMDHIFVKGQPGDLFLSKLGSLVFELVDFDEKTGDVSLLEVLSRLKQALEIERVTKKFYNEFHLQHLEFVDLIEGIPDERLRHWYASVLLNRLMFIYFLQNKYFLDNGDKDYLQNKLADSKKRGKDQYHKRFLNALFFEGFAKPKDKRSAEALKLLGEIKYLNGGLFLPHQIEQEFKDKIFIPDQAFENLYALFTRYSWNLNDIPGGKDDEINPDVLGYIFEKYINQKAFGAYYTRPEITEYLCERTIHRLLLDRVNAMGKNFTNIGDLLLRLDADLCWRLTQDTLPKLRILDPACGSAAFLVAAMKTLLNIYSAVIGRIKFLNDHRLNAWLSEIERRHPNIGYYIKKTIITENLFGVDIMEEAVEIAKIRLFLALVSSAEKTEQLEPLPNIDFNILTGNSLIGLMRVDENEFDKVQQLEMFGKSYKQVLEEKNRRIRNYRNVTCYSDNLSSMRDTIDHQKHGAINTLNLILLSEFINKLKIKFDQATWDLKKNKEGKSVKRALKVKDIEDLKPFHWGFEFDEIMHKQGGFDVIITNPPWEIFKSNAKEFFEQHSELVTKKKMDIKEFEKEQAELLKDLDIRKAWLEYLNGYPHVSFFFHTSEQYKNQISIVNGKKIGSDINLYKIFVEQCFNLLREGGQCGMLTPASLYNDLGCKQLREMLFTQCKLRSMIGLSNEKFIFDSVHHAQKFCILVFSKGGVTEIIESAFRINPREAITPQELFMFLNSIENRMYIPVNTIRKLCPDSLSVMEFKNDTDLIIAEKMLKFPLLGEEIPGKWNVKFSSEFHMTNDSYLFKTEPGKGRLPLYEGKMIWQFEHRYAEPRYWVIENEGRKEILGKESDKGQSSDYQKIRIGIRAVASNTNERTLVSTIIPPKVFCGNSVSIEGNVCVSPINKLVICGILNSVVIDFLLRMKVSQNVNLFYIYQLPIPRLTEKDTVLKQIVERVSHLICTTSEFDDLAKEVGLKSHNNGVTDPVERAKLRAELDGLIAHLYGLTEEEFAYILTTFPIVPDPVKLAARNAYRDVERGLIK; from the coding sequence ATGAAACTGAACCTTGAAAAAGCCCGCAAACATTTAAATGAATTCGATTTCAAAGGTCTTTTCATCGAAGAACTGGGATGGTCAAATCCTTCATCAGCTGCGACAACAAAACTACAATTGGAACAGGATTTCTCTGTCAGACAGATAGCTCAATTAACCGGAGTAGTTGTTTTCGAAATCAGTTCGGTAAAAGGCGGTATTCCAGACGCCAAGACAAGATTGAATATTCATAAAGAGATTTCGGCGAAGTATCATGAAAATCTGATAATATTCATGGATTCTGATCAGACTCAGAGCATGTGGTACTGGGTGAAACGGCAGGACAGTAAAAAATTTCCGATGGACCACATCTTTGTCAAAGGGCAGCCTGGAGATCTGTTTCTAAGTAAGCTCGGCTCTTTGGTGTTCGAACTCGTTGATTTCGATGAGAAAACAGGGGATGTGTCTCTGCTGGAAGTTCTAAGCAGATTAAAACAAGCGCTTGAGATCGAGCGAGTCACCAAGAAATTTTACAATGAATTCCATTTGCAGCATCTGGAATTCGTGGATCTGATCGAAGGCATTCCTGACGAGCGTTTGAGGCACTGGTATGCTTCTGTGCTTCTTAACCGTCTGATGTTTATTTATTTTCTGCAGAACAAGTATTTTCTCGATAATGGGGACAAAGATTATCTCCAGAACAAACTCGCTGATTCTAAGAAACGCGGCAAAGACCAGTATCATAAGCGATTCCTGAATGCCTTGTTCTTTGAAGGGTTTGCCAAGCCCAAAGATAAACGCTCCGCTGAAGCTCTGAAATTACTTGGCGAAATCAAGTATCTTAACGGAGGGTTGTTCCTGCCACATCAGATTGAACAGGAATTTAAAGACAAGATCTTCATACCAGACCAGGCCTTTGAAAACCTTTATGCACTCTTCACTCGGTATTCCTGGAACCTCAATGATATTCCAGGTGGGAAAGATGATGAGATTAATCCGGACGTGTTGGGGTACATCTTCGAGAAATATATCAACCAGAAAGCATTTGGAGCTTACTACACTAGGCCGGAAATCACTGAATACCTGTGTGAACGCACCATCCATCGCCTTCTCCTTGATCGAGTTAATGCTATGGGAAAGAATTTCACAAATATCGGTGACTTATTGCTCCGTTTGGATGCTGACCTATGCTGGCGGCTGACACAGGACACGCTGCCTAAATTGCGTATATTAGATCCGGCTTGTGGTTCAGCCGCATTCCTGGTGGCGGCGATGAAGACCCTGCTGAATATCTATTCTGCTGTGATCGGAAGAATCAAATTTCTCAATGATCATAGGTTGAATGCATGGCTTTCGGAAATCGAGAGAAGACATCCGAACATTGGATATTATATCAAGAAGACTATTATTACTGAAAATTTGTTTGGAGTGGACATCATGGAAGAAGCTGTGGAAATTGCCAAGATCCGTTTATTTTTGGCCTTAGTTTCCTCGGCTGAGAAGACAGAACAGCTTGAGCCATTGCCAAACATCGATTTCAATATTCTTACCGGTAATTCACTGATTGGCTTAATGCGGGTGGATGAAAATGAATTCGACAAAGTACAACAACTGGAAATGTTCGGAAAATCATACAAGCAGGTGTTGGAAGAGAAAAACCGTAGAATCAGGAATTATCGCAATGTTACATGTTATTCTGACAATCTGAGCAGCATGCGTGACACTATTGATCACCAGAAACATGGAGCCATCAATACACTCAATTTAATATTGCTCAGTGAATTCATCAACAAGCTCAAAATCAAGTTTGATCAGGCTACATGGGATCTAAAAAAAAATAAAGAAGGCAAATCAGTTAAACGGGCATTGAAAGTAAAAGATATCGAAGATTTGAAGCCTTTCCACTGGGGTTTCGAGTTTGATGAAATCATGCATAAGCAAGGCGGCTTTGATGTGATTATTACTAATCCTCCGTGGGAGATTTTCAAGTCAAATGCCAAGGAGTTTTTCGAGCAACATTCAGAATTGGTAACCAAGAAAAAAATGGACATCAAGGAATTCGAAAAAGAACAGGCTGAGTTGCTCAAAGACTTAGACATCCGTAAAGCTTGGCTGGAATATCTCAACGGATATCCGCATGTCAGCTTCTTTTTCCACACCTCTGAACAGTATAAAAATCAGATCAGTATAGTGAACGGGAAAAAGATTGGGAGCGATATTAACCTATATAAGATTTTCGTAGAACAATGTTTCAATCTTCTACGCGAAGGTGGGCAGTGTGGAATGCTAACCCCGGCTAGCCTCTACAATGATTTGGGTTGCAAACAGTTGCGTGAAATGTTATTTACACAATGTAAACTCAGATCAATGATTGGCCTATCTAATGAAAAATTTATTTTCGATAGCGTACATCATGCACAAAAATTTTGCATTTTAGTTTTTTCAAAAGGTGGAGTAACTGAAATAATTGAAAGCGCCTTCCGTATAAACCCAAGAGAAGCTATCACTCCTCAAGAACTGTTCATGTTTTTAAACTCTATTGAAAATCGCATGTACATACCTGTGAATACAATCCGAAAGTTATGTCCAGACAGCTTATCCGTCATGGAGTTTAAAAATGATACTGATTTAATAATTGCTGAAAAGATGCTGAAATTCCCCTTGCTAGGTGAAGAAATTCCTGGGAAGTGGAATGTAAAATTTTCAAGTGAATTCCATATGACAAATGACAGCTATCTTTTTAAAACTGAGCCCGGTAAGGGTCGGTTACCGCTTTATGAAGGAAAAATGATCTGGCAGTTTGAACATAGATACGCTGAACCTCGATATTGGGTAATAGAAAATGAAGGTCGGAAAGAAATATTAGGAAAAGAAAGTGATAAAGGGCAGAGTTCGGATTATCAGAAAATTAGAATTGGAATTAGAGCGGTAGCTTCGAATACGAATGAGCGTACTCTTGTCAGCACTATCATCCCCCCAAAAGTTTTTTGTGGAAATTCAGTATCAATCGAAGGTAATGTTTGTGTATCTCCAATTAACAAACTAGTAATTTGTGGGATTTTAAATAGCGTTGTTATAGATTTTTTATTAAGAATGAAAGTTTCTCAAAATGTGAATTTGTTCTATATTTATCAATTGCCTATCCCACGCTTGACCGAAAAAGATACCGTGCTTAAGCAGATTGTAGAAAGAGTCTCACACTTGATTTGTACCACTTCTGAATTCGACGATCTTGCCAAGGAAGTTGGCCTCAAGAGCCACAACAATGGTGTAACCGATCCAGTGGAACGAGCCAAGCTGCGAGCTGAACTGGATGGCCTGATTGCTCATCTATATGGCTTGACGGAAGAGGAATTTGCTTATATTCTTACTACTTTTCCAATAGTGCCTGATCCGGTGAAGCTGGCTGCGAGGAATGCTTACAGGGATGTTGAAAGGGGATTGATAAAATGA
- a CDS encoding AAA family ATPase, whose product MKCAPFLQRVQIRNFKAIINSKSIALSPLTVFIGNNGSGKSSFIESLETYRSIVAEGLDSAISRWYGFEHVWNKQSKHKEKTDGLHEGPLKFQWSGKIAGKNAKTEMVIDTKPGFNGQFILKESADWANLFSLNRENDGRFTLKTSFGNNNGKVDLGQSALSGDIRNFVLSWQFLNFTPDLMGIPTQKKMTVEGRLLLNRDGSNIAQYLAYIREKNVVVFNGIVETMRFVLDYSQDFQPVETSEIQRAMYIRMKEKEYDIPGWMLSTGTIRILALLAVLRNPEPSPVIFIEEIENGLDPRTMHLVYDEIRAATKSGKTQIVTTTHSPYFLDLLPLQTIILTERKNGESPNFWRPAEEKEILDWTKDFSPGELYSHGRFNKGALK is encoded by the coding sequence ATGAAGTGCGCACCTTTTTTACAACGAGTACAGATTAGGAATTTCAAAGCGATTATTAACAGCAAATCAATAGCATTATCCCCATTGACAGTGTTCATCGGAAACAATGGCTCAGGGAAAAGCAGTTTTATCGAAAGCTTAGAAACTTATCGAAGCATTGTGGCAGAAGGTTTGGACTCTGCTATTTCACGATGGTACGGTTTTGAGCATGTCTGGAATAAGCAATCAAAACACAAAGAAAAAACAGACGGTTTGCATGAAGGACCGCTGAAATTTCAATGGTCCGGTAAGATAGCAGGAAAAAATGCTAAAACAGAAATGGTTATTGATACGAAACCGGGTTTTAATGGCCAGTTTATTTTAAAAGAATCAGCGGACTGGGCAAATCTTTTTTCCTTGAATAGAGAAAATGATGGTAGATTTACTTTGAAAACATCGTTTGGTAACAATAATGGTAAGGTAGATCTTGGACAAAGTGCTTTATCGGGTGATATCCGAAATTTTGTGCTGAGTTGGCAATTTCTCAATTTTACCCCAGATTTGATGGGAATACCCACACAAAAGAAAATGACAGTGGAAGGCAGGCTTCTACTCAACCGAGATGGTTCTAATATTGCCCAATATCTTGCTTACATCAGGGAAAAAAATGTAGTTGTATTTAATGGCATTGTTGAGACCATGCGGTTTGTTCTTGATTACTCACAGGACTTTCAGCCGGTGGAGACTTCGGAAATTCAGAGAGCGATGTATATCCGTATGAAAGAAAAAGAGTATGACATTCCAGGCTGGATGCTTTCGACCGGAACAATCAGGATACTTGCATTACTCGCTGTTTTGCGCAATCCTGAACCCTCTCCAGTGATTTTCATCGAAGAGATCGAAAACGGACTTGATCCGCGAACCATGCATCTCGTATATGATGAAATCCGTGCAGCAACTAAATCAGGAAAAACTCAGATTGTTACCACTACACACTCACCGTATTTTTTAGATTTGTTACCATTGCAGACAATAATTTTGACAGAAAGGAAAAATGGGGAGAGCCCTAATTTTTGGAGACCAGCGGAAGAAAAAGAAATCTTGGATTGGACTAAGGATTTTTCTCCTGGTGAATTGTATTCTCACGGACGGTTCAATAAGGGAGCGTTGAAGTGA
- a CDS encoding DUF4276 family protein, whose translation MKAGFIVECGPEGAEIKVIPHLARMIFPKAEIIEPIPGDKKPILKKDCGKWVTLLLGQGCDKVFIIWDLLPDWEEYEGKGCRHDDRKQIFDSLEKVGIKFDDPRICLICIEKMLEAWLLADERVLSKFLSTDEHPVSVPRVKKPEREKDPKARLDSVFSQFGIAVKGYTDVEHAIKIARSLENLKRLEKLKTFKRFRDKLIGG comes from the coding sequence GTGAAGGCTGGTTTCATTGTCGAATGCGGCCCGGAAGGCGCTGAAATCAAGGTCATTCCTCATTTGGCGCGAATGATCTTTCCCAAAGCTGAAATTATCGAGCCGATACCTGGTGACAAAAAGCCTATTCTCAAGAAGGATTGCGGGAAATGGGTAACATTGCTTCTCGGACAGGGGTGCGATAAAGTTTTTATTATCTGGGATTTACTCCCCGATTGGGAAGAGTATGAAGGCAAAGGATGCAGACATGATGATCGCAAGCAGATTTTTGACTCGTTAGAAAAAGTAGGCATTAAATTTGATGATCCGAGAATTTGCTTGATCTGTATCGAAAAGATGCTTGAAGCCTGGCTTCTTGCTGATGAGCGTGTCTTATCGAAGTTTCTGTCCACCGACGAACATCCCGTTTCAGTTCCAAGAGTCAAGAAACCTGAACGGGAAAAAGATCCGAAAGCTAGATTGGATAGCGTATTTTCCCAATTTGGAATTGCAGTTAAAGGGTACACAGACGTTGAACATGCGATAAAGATAGCGCGCTCACTTGAAAATCTTAAACGATTGGAGAAACTGAAAACATTCAAAAGATTTCGAGATAAACTTATTGGAGGATAG
- the ispH gene encoding 4-hydroxy-3-methylbut-2-enyl diphosphate reductase, with protein sequence MKVILAKSAGFCMGVKRAVQIALETAESGEPVSTCGPLIHNDQVVADLAGKGVIAAADCDSVRTGTVILRAHGMPKDEIEKLRGKGLRIIDATCPHVVSSQKIIASYAKQGYFIVIVGDRSHPEIQSLASFAPGHHTLIGSSREIDDLPELEQAIVICQTTFNKAEYREISQILKNRIEECLVFDSICSATSDRQAEVQELSERVDAVVVVGGRNSANTRRLFEIAARSCKIVCHVETAAELQPAKFTGCQVVGVTAGASTPDWITDEVIRKLESFNL encoded by the coding sequence ATGAAAGTGATTCTCGCCAAATCCGCAGGGTTCTGCATGGGTGTGAAGCGTGCCGTGCAGATCGCGCTGGAGACTGCTGAGTCAGGGGAGCCAGTCTCAACCTGCGGGCCTCTGATCCACAATGATCAGGTCGTAGCCGATCTCGCCGGAAAAGGAGTGATTGCAGCTGCGGACTGCGATTCCGTAAGGACCGGCACTGTGATCCTGCGGGCTCACGGCATGCCGAAAGATGAGATTGAGAAGCTCAGGGGCAAAGGCCTCAGGATCATCGATGCTACCTGTCCGCATGTGGTATCAAGCCAGAAAATCATCGCTTCTTACGCGAAGCAGGGCTATTTCATAGTGATAGTGGGTGACCGCTCCCACCCCGAGATCCAGAGTCTGGCGAGTTTTGCGCCAGGCCATCACACCCTGATCGGATCCAGCCGGGAAATCGACGATCTGCCGGAACTTGAGCAGGCGATCGTGATCTGCCAGACCACTTTCAATAAAGCTGAATACAGGGAAATATCGCAGATCCTCAAAAACAGGATCGAGGAATGCCTGGTTTTCGATTCAATCTGCAGCGCTACTTCCGACCGCCAGGCCGAAGTGCAGGAACTCTCGGAAAGAGTTGACGCAGTGGTGGTGGTAGGCGGACGGAACAGCGCAAACACCAGGCGGCTGTTCGAGATTGCCGCCAGAAGCTGCAAGATTGTCTGCCATGTGGAAACAGCGGCTGAGCTTCAACCCGCCAAATTTACGGGCTGCCAGGTGGTTGGAGTCACGGCAGGTGCCAGCACTCCGGACTGGATTACCGATGAAGTGATAAGGAAGCTGGAAAGCTTTAATTTGTAA
- a CDS encoding 4'-phosphopantetheinyl transferase superfamily protein translates to MIKRPETGTLYPVLATVKYPPGFSGKKGTFLSESARQALSESLRLSGLSLSRYEKNQNGAPVPEDGVYWSISHKLEMVAAVCATIPVGIDLEKIMPRSDGLFNYLATEKEWGLFRERNWENFFKLYTAKEALVKMSGEGVKDLKKCILQKVGLQGLELKYQGNDVSVMHFHCGEYLAALAAASRTVEWKIKFESDGIK, encoded by the coding sequence ATGATAAAACGACCTGAAACCGGAACCCTTTATCCAGTTCTGGCCACAGTAAAGTACCCTCCGGGATTTTCTGGCAAAAAGGGAACTTTTTTAAGTGAATCGGCCAGACAGGCCCTTTCTGAAAGCCTGCGACTTTCAGGTTTGTCCCTCAGCAGGTATGAAAAGAATCAGAACGGAGCTCCGGTCCCTGAAGACGGAGTATACTGGTCTATCTCACACAAATTGGAAATGGTGGCAGCGGTCTGCGCCACAATCCCGGTCGGCATAGACCTGGAAAAGATCATGCCCAGGTCAGACGGGTTGTTCAATTATCTCGCCACTGAGAAAGAATGGGGTCTGTTCAGGGAGCGGAACTGGGAGAATTTTTTTAAGCTTTACACAGCCAAGGAAGCTTTGGTAAAGATGAGCGGTGAAGGAGTGAAGGACTTGAAAAAATGCATACTTCAGAAAGTCGGTCTCCAGGGGCTCGAACTGAAATATCAGGGAAATGATGTCAGTGTGATGCATTTTCATTGCGGAGAATATCTGGCAGCACTGGCAGCTGCCTCCAGAACAGTGGAATGGAAAATCAAATTTGAATCGGATGGGATTAAATAA
- a CDS encoding cyclic nucleotide-binding domain-containing protein produces MQELSRITIKKEKNDVIFFQGDPADNAYIVKKGQIEIFIYDKNGNPAVLDVITEGEIFGDMALILNSPRTAGARAVMASELYVMTRANLYEIIEKKPEFAVKLIMIFRERLKNVNNKLVAIKLKKMKVPSIQDYTEQQKSSQKLFKKGTIIFRELDAGRFGYIIQKGRVKLVKLNPFLKEETTLALLGPGEIFGELSLLSGQKRIATAVSDAEDTQLLMFDEENFESLLTHDLQFCLKIMKISCMRIKEMDEKFGKE; encoded by the coding sequence ATGCAGGAACTTAGCAGGATAACCATCAAGAAAGAGAAAAATGATGTGATCTTCTTCCAGGGAGATCCGGCGGACAATGCTTATATCGTGAAAAAAGGGCAGATCGAGATCTTTATTTACGACAAGAACGGCAATCCGGCAGTCCTGGACGTGATCACAGAGGGAGAAATCTTTGGCGATATGGCGCTGATCCTCAACTCACCGCGCACCGCCGGAGCCAGGGCAGTGATGGCGAGCGAGCTTTATGTGATGACCAGGGCCAACTTATACGAAATCATCGAAAAAAAACCTGAATTCGCAGTCAAACTGATCATGATTTTCAGGGAGCGGTTGAAAAACGTCAACAATAAGCTGGTGGCTATCAAGCTTAAAAAAATGAAAGTTCCTTCGATTCAGGATTACACGGAACAGCAGAAGAGCTCACAGAAGTTGTTCAAAAAAGGTACGATAATATTCCGCGAGCTGGATGCCGGCAGATTCGGCTATATAATCCAGAAGGGACGGGTGAAACTCGTGAAGCTCAATCCTTTTCTCAAGGAAGAAACCACTCTGGCATTACTGGGGCCTGGAGAGATTTTCGGTGAACTTTCACTGCTTTCCGGGCAGAAGCGGATCGCCACAGCAGTCTCAGATGCTGAAGATACACAGCTTCTGATGTTCGACGAGGAGAATTTTGAAAGCCTGCTGACCCATGATCTTCAGTTCTGCCTGAAAATCATGAAAATATCCTGCATGCGCATCAAGGAAATGGACGAAAAATTCGGCAAGGAATAG
- a CDS encoding TldD/PmbA family protein — MLRKLKSILQLTTADYADIRYEVRTDTSIAYNCRELTGIGSNSCDGFVIRVLNQGGFATIAFTKPSDALKALKQAEVNALLASKHKEKPVRIGNPQINKGQFLPVLSIDPRTVSLEEKQALTLKYNEIALKHPKIVNTVVSYDEVVREKYFISSEGAEIREDLVTTRIGGMITAKDGNLLQNVRVNTGGSTGFEILLGAEAAFEKKREIAVALLSAKPLKSGTYNVILNPSMSGVFTHEAFGHFSEADCIEGSPSMRAKMKLGSLLGSEILNIKDNPTLRGALGYYRWDDEGVEARPAQLLKKGVLVGRLHSRRTAEEFGEPVSGHCVAEDYRFAPIIRMGTIFIEPGKDDLESMLSQLGDGLYILDAKGGQTNGENFTFGAQYGYLIKNGKIGEMIRDINITGNLYQTMKNISAVGSDFELTKSGGCGKGQTNIRSCYGGPHIIIRNVVVGGAA, encoded by the coding sequence GTGCTCAGAAAGTTGAAATCCATCCTGCAGCTGACAACTGCAGATTATGCAGATATCAGATACGAAGTCAGAACGGATACGAGCATTGCATATAATTGTCGTGAACTCACCGGCATTGGCAGCAATTCCTGCGACGGCTTCGTGATCAGGGTCCTGAATCAAGGTGGATTTGCCACCATCGCTTTTACCAAGCCCTCAGATGCACTAAAAGCATTGAAACAGGCAGAGGTTAATGCCCTGCTCGCTTCGAAGCACAAGGAAAAACCGGTTCGAATTGGAAACCCTCAGATTAACAAGGGGCAGTTTCTGCCTGTATTGTCGATAGACCCGCGAACCGTAAGCCTGGAAGAGAAGCAGGCCTTGACTTTAAAGTACAATGAAATAGCCCTCAAGCATCCCAAGATTGTCAATACAGTGGTCAGTTACGATGAAGTGGTCCGCGAGAAGTATTTTATCAGCAGCGAGGGAGCTGAAATAAGGGAAGATCTGGTTACGACAAGGATCGGCGGAATGATCACAGCCAAGGACGGTAACCTTCTGCAGAACGTGCGCGTCAATACCGGCGGGAGCACAGGATTCGAAATTCTGCTTGGCGCTGAAGCAGCCTTTGAAAAGAAAAGGGAAATTGCGGTAGCGCTGTTGTCCGCAAAACCCCTGAAAAGCGGCACTTATAATGTGATCCTGAATCCGAGCATGTCGGGCGTATTCACCCATGAGGCTTTCGGACATTTTTCAGAGGCAGACTGCATTGAGGGTTCTCCTTCCATGAGGGCAAAGATGAAACTTGGTTCCCTCCTCGGGTCCGAGATTCTCAATATCAAGGATAACCCGACACTGCGTGGTGCGCTCGGATATTACCGCTGGGACGATGAAGGGGTGGAAGCGAGGCCTGCGCAGCTTTTAAAAAAAGGTGTGCTGGTTGGAAGACTGCATTCGCGCCGTACTGCCGAGGAGTTCGGGGAACCTGTCAGCGGGCATTGCGTTGCTGAGGATTACAGATTCGCGCCGATCATCCGGATGGGCACGATTTTCATAGAACCCGGGAAAGACGACCTGGAATCAATGCTTTCACAGCTTGGAGACGGATTGTACATACTTGATGCCAAGGGTGGGCAGACCAACGGCGAAAACTTCACTTTTGGCGCTCAATACGGATATCTGATCAAAAACGGAAAGATCGGAGAAATGATCAGAGACATCAACATTACAGGTAATCTCTATCAGACGATGAAGAACATCAGCGCTGTCGGGTCGGATTTCGAGCTTACCAAGAGCGGCGGGTGCGGCAAAGGCCAGACCAACATCCGTTCCTGTTACGGAGGTCCCCACATCATCATCAGAAACGTGGTGGTGGGGGGTGCAGCATGA
- a CDS encoding metallopeptidase TldD-related protein, whose amino-acid sequence MKKLLEIALKTADSAEIYKLDTINHSVSFENSRLMEMESSFQSGVSLRLLKNGRQGFAFTKNLRDRLCLVKNALVSLSGAVEAPFELPRTAKLPRLSTFDKSISMVTTAELAAECDRVSKLLDSKTKAQANVAGILITTRLSILNSSGTDLKQKHSTYVLVPAVLFPGTCTSISRISAKKTFKPADGSLLDFITGTYNSAREEVVPASGKMKVMFMPEVMYALFWRIKAGVSGESLYRKTTPLAGKIGQKIFSDRITIYNDPLDDSEPGARSFDDEGTACRKYPIVEKGVFRNFYFDLLHAGKMKVPPTGNGFRSAMWGGDRVTMKPGSALTHPRFKTGSKSFSEMVESMDEGIIVAHALGAHSGNIPNGDLSIGLSPGLYVKDGKIRGHVKDAMVTGNIYEMFNNVLEIENELHDGDPAILFDQVSVATRKK is encoded by the coding sequence ATGAAAAAATTATTGGAGATCGCCCTTAAAACCGCCGACAGTGCCGAGATTTACAAACTGGATACAATCAATCACTCGGTTTCCTTTGAGAACTCCAGACTGATGGAAATGGAAAGCTCATTCCAGTCAGGTGTCAGCCTCAGGCTTTTGAAAAACGGCAGGCAGGGATTCGCTTTCACGAAAAATTTGCGAGACCGCCTGTGTCTGGTGAAAAATGCACTGGTTTCCCTGAGCGGCGCAGTGGAAGCTCCGTTTGAACTGCCCCGCACAGCCAAGCTTCCCCGGTTATCGACATTTGACAAGAGCATTTCGATGGTCACCACTGCGGAACTGGCTGCCGAGTGTGACAGGGTCTCGAAACTCCTGGACAGCAAAACCAAAGCCCAGGCTAATGTGGCTGGAATACTGATAACCACCAGGCTCAGCATTCTGAACAGCTCTGGGACCGATCTGAAACAGAAGCATTCAACCTATGTACTGGTGCCTGCAGTACTTTTCCCAGGCACATGCACCTCGATCAGCAGGATATCAGCGAAGAAAACATTTAAACCGGCTGACGGCAGCCTGCTCGATTTCATCACAGGGACCTACAATTCCGCCAGGGAGGAAGTTGTGCCTGCCAGCGGGAAAATGAAGGTCATGTTCATGCCTGAAGTGATGTATGCCCTTTTCTGGAGGATCAAGGCAGGAGTGAGCGGAGAGAGCCTGTATCGCAAAACCACCCCTCTGGCCGGAAAGATCGGGCAAAAAATATTTTCAGACAGGATCACGATTTATAATGATCCGCTGGATGATTCTGAACCAGGGGCCAGATCCTTTGATGACGAAGGCACTGCCTGCCGGAAATACCCCATTGTGGAAAAGGGAGTATTCAGGAACTTCTATTTCGATCTTCTGCACGCGGGTAAAATGAAGGTCCCCCCTACAGGGAACGGCTTCAGGTCAGCCATGTGGGGTGGAGACAGAGTGACTATGAAACCCGGATCAGCCCTGACTCATCCCAGATTCAAGACAGGTTCCAAATCGTTTTCCGAAATGGTCGAATCAATGGATGAAGGCATAATCGTTGCCCACGCTTTGGGAGCTCACAGCGGTAATATCCCGAACGGAGACCTTTCCATCGGACTGTCTCCGGGTCTGTATGTCAAGGACGGGAAGATCAGGGGGCATGTCAAGGACGCCATGGTCACAGGCAATATTTACGAGATGTTCAACAATGTGCTGGAGATCGAGAATGAACTTCATGACGGAGATCCTGCCATCCTCTTTGACCAGGTCAGTGTGGCGACCAGGAAAAAGTAG